The Polyangium spumosum genome contains a region encoding:
- a CDS encoding ATP-binding protein yields the protein MPPNRKFALATETPGQSGVEHAHLRILAKAASRLVLCQDPADLLGLLFEELATDLGVELFFNYMVGDGPDALVLESVAGLSAEGEHRARQLAFGQYICETVAATRRPLETSGVQACAGYPLLSHGRLLGTLAFATSKRPRLRADELSLLQTLSDQVAAVLERSRLCRSLRASEEAAQQNLALLQNVYSTAPVGLCFLGRDLRYVKVNETFARITGRPISEHIGRTLGEFIPEATPFKELCKRVLETGEAVTNCELRHARPEGDRHWLVSIHPVRDETTALLGINAVVQEVTERKRAEQALRESEQALREADRRKDEFLVMLAHELRNPLAPIRTAIQVLDITGGDAPDAARTRDMIERQVAHMARMIDDLLDVSRVARGKIELRKEPCDLARIVRQVADDYGPAFRGNDIELLISLPDEPVWAHGDHTRLAQVIGNLLHNALKFTDAGGQVLACLETDAATNTAVIVVQDSGIGMEPAMVPRVFETFSQADSSLDRRRGGLGLGLSLVRSLITLHGGSVEAHSEGPGLGSTFRVRIPLSSVPACSMGQPPPVRPVSPAREEALRVLVVEDNRDTADILKQLLVLLGYRAEVAYTGPSGLAVGRALAPDVVLCDLGLPGMDGYALARALRADPATARAYLIAQTGYGHAEDRRRAREAGFDLHMTKPIDPTELERVLSSVSARA from the coding sequence GTGCCGCCCAACCGGAAATTCGCCCTTGCAACCGAGACGCCCGGGCAGTCGGGGGTCGAGCACGCGCACCTGCGAATCCTGGCGAAAGCCGCGAGTCGACTGGTCCTTTGCCAGGATCCGGCGGATCTCCTCGGGTTGCTCTTCGAGGAGCTGGCGACCGACCTCGGCGTCGAGCTTTTCTTCAATTACATGGTCGGGGACGGTCCGGACGCGCTCGTCCTCGAGTCCGTCGCGGGGCTCTCCGCGGAGGGCGAGCATCGAGCCCGCCAGCTCGCGTTCGGCCAGTACATCTGCGAGACGGTGGCCGCGACCCGGAGGCCCCTCGAGACGTCGGGCGTGCAAGCCTGTGCGGGTTATCCCCTCCTGTCGCACGGGCGCCTGCTCGGGACCCTGGCCTTCGCCACCAGCAAGCGGCCGCGCCTGCGCGCCGACGAGCTCTCGCTCCTGCAGACGCTGAGTGATCAGGTCGCGGCCGTGCTCGAACGGAGTCGGCTCTGCCGGAGCCTGCGCGCGAGCGAAGAGGCCGCGCAGCAAAACCTCGCGCTCCTGCAAAACGTCTATTCGACCGCCCCCGTGGGCCTCTGCTTCCTCGGGCGGGATCTCCGGTACGTGAAGGTCAACGAGACGTTCGCGCGTATCACCGGTCGGCCCATCTCCGAGCACATCGGGCGCACGCTCGGCGAATTCATCCCCGAGGCCACGCCGTTCAAGGAGCTCTGCAAGCGTGTCCTCGAGACGGGCGAGGCGGTCACGAATTGCGAGCTCCGCCATGCGAGGCCCGAGGGGGATCGACACTGGCTGGTCAGCATTCACCCCGTGCGCGACGAGACGACCGCGCTGCTCGGCATCAACGCGGTGGTGCAGGAGGTGACCGAACGAAAGCGGGCCGAACAAGCGCTCCGCGAGAGCGAGCAGGCCCTCCGGGAGGCCGATCGTCGCAAGGACGAGTTCCTCGTGATGCTCGCCCACGAATTACGCAACCCGCTCGCCCCCATTCGTACGGCCATTCAGGTCCTCGACATCACCGGCGGCGACGCGCCGGACGCCGCCCGCACGCGCGACATGATCGAGCGCCAGGTGGCGCACATGGCCCGGATGATCGACGACCTGCTCGACGTCTCGCGTGTCGCCCGCGGCAAGATCGAGCTACGAAAAGAGCCTTGTGACCTCGCGAGGATCGTCCGTCAGGTCGCAGACGATTATGGTCCGGCCTTCCGGGGCAACGACATCGAGCTCTTGATCTCGCTGCCCGACGAGCCTGTCTGGGCGCACGGGGATCACACGCGGCTCGCGCAGGTCATCGGCAACCTCCTGCACAACGCGCTCAAGTTCACGGACGCGGGGGGGCAGGTGCTCGCCTGCCTGGAGACGGACGCGGCCACGAACACCGCGGTGATCGTGGTGCAGGACTCGGGGATCGGTATGGAGCCCGCGATGGTGCCGCGCGTCTTCGAGACGTTCAGCCAGGCCGATAGCAGCCTCGATCGGAGGCGGGGCGGCCTCGGCCTCGGGCTCTCGCTGGTGCGGAGCTTGATCACGCTGCACGGAGGGTCCGTCGAGGCCCATAGCGAGGGCCCGGGGCTCGGCTCGACGTTCCGCGTGCGGATCCCGCTCTCGTCGGTGCCCGCGTGTTCCATGGGACAACCTCCGCCCGTCCGGCCCGTGAGCCCCGCGCGGGAGGAGGCGCTCCGCGTGCTCGTGGTCGAGGACAACCGCGATACGGCGGACATCTTGAAGCAATTGCTCGTCCTGCTCGGATATCGCGCCGAGGTCGCGTACACGGGTCCTTCGGGGCTCGCCGTGGGGCGCGCGCTCGCGCCGGACGTGGTGCTCTGCGACCTCGGTTTGCCCGGGATGGACGGGTATGCCCTCGCGCGGGCGCTGCGGGCCGATCCGGCCACGGCGCGGGCGTACCTCATCGCGCAGACGGGGTATGGCCACGCGGAGGATCGCCGCCGCGCGAGGGAGGCGGGCTTCGATTTGCACATGACGAAGCCGATCGATCCCACCGAGCTCGAGCGTGTTTTGTCCTCGGTCTCGGCCCGCGCTTAA
- a CDS encoding SUMF1/EgtB/PvdO family nonheme iron enzyme translates to MKADELHDPPMPLDPPRPDSVPPLASTLVEAPSAPRPGRRVMGEAALVISALATAATLVLSVTIPPERRLEARRLAALVPAPPPPRTLAPDDEDEEPGTLAEQRARLFERMREDLGLSEMQIDAVRAVFDASPVLGQGNPAISRHPMSRSECRRLRIEAGITEANVPACGGPSMVPLYDPSSGQTAADARVCMDQLEFPNVPCEYPVVHVRASEAAALCRAVGKRICDTHEWEGACAGAVRAPEVEYEWGRPRDEATWYHNLEREKVWAYGAVKNHALCGTASSRTPGCPGGGYDHCGSNTYPAGAFPACVSPLGVFDLHGNAAEHMNMPTLPGELAARGGLGFTEMKGSWFVFSTIEAHEDDCRWRAPSWHETRLTSESSHWNYHLGFRCCKDL, encoded by the coding sequence ATGAAGGCGGACGAGCTCCACGATCCGCCGATGCCCCTCGATCCTCCCCGCCCCGACTCCGTTCCGCCGCTGGCCTCGACGCTCGTCGAGGCTCCGAGTGCGCCGCGTCCCGGGCGGCGAGTCATGGGCGAGGCGGCGCTCGTGATCTCCGCGCTCGCGACCGCCGCGACGCTCGTCCTCTCCGTCACGATCCCTCCCGAGCGGCGCCTCGAAGCGCGGCGGCTCGCGGCGCTCGTCCCCGCGCCGCCGCCTCCCCGCACGCTCGCCCCGGACGACGAGGATGAGGAGCCCGGGACGCTCGCCGAGCAACGCGCGCGCCTCTTCGAGCGTATGCGCGAGGACCTAGGTTTGTCCGAAATGCAGATAGACGCCGTCCGGGCCGTCTTCGACGCATCCCCCGTGCTCGGCCAGGGCAACCCTGCGATCTCGCGCCACCCGATGTCGCGCTCGGAGTGCCGGCGTCTCCGCATCGAGGCCGGGATCACGGAGGCGAACGTGCCCGCCTGCGGCGGCCCTTCCATGGTGCCGCTCTACGACCCTTCGTCTGGACAAACAGCGGCGGACGCGCGGGTCTGCATGGATCAGCTCGAGTTCCCGAACGTGCCGTGTGAATACCCCGTCGTGCACGTGCGCGCGAGCGAGGCGGCGGCGCTCTGCCGCGCCGTCGGCAAGCGTATTTGCGACACGCACGAATGGGAGGGCGCCTGCGCGGGCGCGGTCCGGGCGCCGGAGGTCGAGTACGAATGGGGGCGGCCGCGCGACGAGGCGACCTGGTACCACAACCTCGAGCGCGAGAAGGTCTGGGCCTACGGCGCCGTGAAGAACCACGCCCTCTGCGGCACGGCGAGCAGCCGCACCCCGGGTTGTCCGGGCGGCGGCTACGACCACTGCGGATCGAATACCTATCCCGCGGGCGCCTTCCCCGCATGCGTGAGCCCGCTCGGCGTCTTCGATCTGCACGGCAACGCCGCCGAGCACATGAACATGCCCACGCTCCCCGGAGAGCTGGCCGCGCGCGGAGGCCTCGGTTTTACCGAAATGAAGGGGAGCTGGTTCGTGTTCTCCACGATCGAGGCCCACGAGGACGATTGCCGCTGGCGCGCGCCGAGCTGGCACGAGACGCGCCTCACGAGCGAGAGTAGCCATTGGAATTACCACCTCGGCTTCCGCTGCTGCAAAGATCTCTGA
- a CDS encoding fumarylacetoacetate hydrolase family protein, producing MTTFARIDRGERRAAFARLEGERLLLLAGAPWDGPTPTGDEVPLEGARLLAPVTPTKIVCVGRNYRAHAAELGNDVPAEPLLFFKPPSSLVGPGEAIELPEESSRVDHEAELGVVIGARCRRVSEDRALDFVFGYTCVNDVTARDLQKKDGQWTRAKGFDTFCPAGPFLVTGIDPSALAVRCRVNGEARQDGNTRDMIFSIARLIAYISGVMTLEPGDLIATGTPHGVGPLAAGDLVEVDVEGVGALRSPVRPRG from the coding sequence ATGACCACGTTTGCACGCATCGATCGGGGCGAGAGGCGCGCGGCTTTCGCGCGTCTCGAAGGAGAGAGGCTCCTCTTGCTCGCGGGCGCTCCCTGGGACGGGCCGACCCCGACAGGGGACGAGGTGCCGCTCGAAGGCGCGCGACTGCTCGCGCCGGTCACGCCCACGAAGATCGTGTGCGTGGGCCGGAACTACCGCGCGCACGCCGCCGAGCTCGGCAACGATGTCCCCGCCGAGCCGCTCCTCTTCTTCAAGCCGCCCTCGTCGCTCGTGGGACCGGGCGAGGCGATCGAGCTGCCCGAGGAGAGCAGCCGCGTCGATCACGAGGCCGAGCTCGGCGTGGTGATCGGCGCGCGTTGCCGTCGCGTCTCCGAGGATCGAGCGCTCGACTTCGTCTTCGGGTACACGTGCGTGAACGACGTCACGGCGCGTGATCTGCAGAAGAAGGACGGCCAGTGGACGCGGGCGAAGGGGTTCGACACCTTCTGCCCCGCGGGCCCCTTCCTCGTCACCGGGATCGATCCGAGCGCGCTCGCGGTGCGTTGCCGCGTGAACGGGGAGGCACGGCAGGATGGAAACACGCGCGACATGATCTTCTCGATCGCGCGGCTCATCGCCTACATCAGCGGCGTGATGACGCTCGAGCCCGGGGACCTGATCGCGACGGGGACGCCGCACGGCGTGGGGCCACTCGCGGCCGGCGACCTCGTGGAGGTCGACGTCGAGGGCGTGGGGGCGCTGCGAAGCCCCGTCCGCCCGCGCGGCTAG
- a CDS encoding MYXO-CTERM sorting domain-containing protein: MRKLPASLAFFSLFMITAAASAADIDANPSNYRDLLGTLEPGDTLVLAAGTYTEGLPISNLDGTDAAWITIRGPASGAPAIFEGNACCNTVELVNSSYIAVENITVDGKGIPGVFGVSAKGSTNNVVHHVRIEGCTFVGQDGSQQTVGISTKTPTYGWIVRRNVIDGAGTGMYFGNSNFADPFVGAVIEYNLVKRTIGYGMQIKNQNAWPSHAALPNEDAPRTIIRHNVFVKDDQPSPDGARPNLLVGGPPPSGPGAGALVEVYGNVFVHNTSESLLQATGRVSIHDNLFVDAADVALRLTQHDGFPLLSARVYDNTFYAAKRAVLFGSAATEGDLVAGNLVFADEAVAGPSTGTGSNLVDVAANAAEYVQKPSVVLGEMDFYPLAGKAETSPLDTTELVDDPEHTCDFNGSPRKDFTFRGAYAGAGENPGWKPAEAVKPTVVCGGGSGGAGGSGGAGAGGSGGAGEGGSGGADGGGDAGDTSGCGCRFGADEPAMPASSALLGLLVVLSRRRRRASA, from the coding sequence ATGCGCAAGCTCCCCGCTTCTCTCGCCTTCTTCTCCCTCTTCATGATCACCGCCGCGGCGAGCGCCGCCGACATCGACGCGAACCCGTCGAACTACCGCGACCTCCTCGGCACGCTCGAGCCTGGCGATACGCTCGTCCTCGCCGCGGGCACGTACACGGAGGGCCTTCCGATCTCGAACCTCGACGGCACCGACGCCGCGTGGATCACCATCCGCGGCCCGGCCTCCGGCGCGCCCGCGATCTTCGAGGGCAACGCCTGCTGCAACACCGTCGAGCTCGTGAACTCGTCGTACATCGCGGTCGAGAACATCACGGTCGACGGCAAAGGCATCCCCGGCGTCTTCGGCGTCAGCGCCAAGGGCAGCACGAACAACGTCGTGCACCACGTCCGCATCGAGGGCTGCACCTTCGTCGGCCAGGACGGCTCGCAGCAGACGGTCGGCATCTCCACGAAGACCCCGACCTACGGCTGGATCGTGCGCCGCAACGTGATCGACGGCGCCGGCACGGGCATGTACTTCGGCAACTCGAACTTCGCCGATCCCTTCGTCGGCGCGGTGATCGAGTACAACCTCGTCAAGCGCACGATCGGCTACGGCATGCAGATCAAGAACCAGAACGCCTGGCCCTCGCACGCCGCGTTGCCGAACGAAGACGCGCCACGCACGATCATCCGGCACAACGTCTTCGTGAAGGACGACCAGCCGAGCCCGGACGGCGCGCGGCCGAACTTGCTCGTCGGCGGCCCGCCTCCGAGTGGCCCCGGCGCGGGCGCGCTCGTCGAGGTCTACGGAAACGTCTTCGTGCACAACACGAGCGAGTCGCTCCTGCAGGCCACGGGCCGCGTCTCCATCCACGACAACCTCTTCGTCGACGCCGCCGACGTCGCGCTTCGCCTCACGCAACACGACGGCTTTCCGCTTCTCTCGGCGCGCGTCTACGACAACACGTTCTATGCCGCGAAGCGCGCTGTCCTCTTCGGCAGCGCGGCGACCGAGGGAGATCTCGTCGCGGGCAACCTCGTCTTCGCGGACGAGGCCGTCGCCGGGCCGAGCACGGGCACGGGCTCGAACCTCGTCGACGTCGCGGCGAACGCGGCCGAGTACGTGCAGAAGCCGTCCGTCGTGCTCGGCGAGATGGACTTCTACCCGCTCGCCGGCAAGGCCGAGACGAGCCCGCTCGACACGACCGAGCTCGTGGACGATCCCGAGCACACGTGCGACTTCAACGGCAGCCCCCGCAAGGACTTCACGTTCCGCGGCGCGTACGCAGGCGCGGGCGAAAACCCTGGATGGAAGCCAGCCGAGGCCGTCAAGCCGACGGTCGTCTGCGGAGGCGGGAGCGGAGGCGCGGGCGGAAGCGGAGGCGCAGGCGCAGGCGGAAGCGGAGGCGCAGGCGAAGGTGGCAGCGGCGGCGCGGACGGCGGCGGCGATGCGGGAGACACGAGCGGCTGCGGATGTCGCTTCGGCGCGGACGAGCCTGCGATGCCTGCGAGCTCGGCCTTGCTCGGGCTCCTCGTCGTCCTCTCGCGTCGTCGCCGCCGCGCTTCGGCCTGA
- a CDS encoding S1C family serine protease translates to MKTASKVLGILLLIAAVFTVGFFIGRSRQGPPPPRSYELAPPAEPTPPQQQQPIPLDLTAEERRDIDVFRRASSSVVFITSIAVQRNLFSFDVMQIPQGTGTGFVWDDAGHVVTNFHVIQQGDRFSVTLADQSEWDAKVVGTAPEKDLAVLKIEAPKPKLVPLPVGRSRELLVGQRVLAVGNPFGLDHSLTVGVVSALGRELTSPIGRKIRDVIQTDAAINPGNSGGPLLDSSGRLIGVNTAIYSPSGASSGIGFAIPVDTVVRLVPQLIEKGRASVAGIGLEVSPTLDRAARRAGIEGVVVYDVIEGSPAEKVGLAGVRVTRNKRVVLGDVIVAVDGKRVRTNEELLDAFDHVGPGHQVKLSVIREGKEREVAVEIVAM, encoded by the coding sequence ATGAAAACCGCATCGAAAGTCCTCGGCATCCTGCTCCTCATCGCCGCCGTCTTCACCGTCGGGTTCTTCATCGGGCGATCACGACAGGGCCCGCCGCCCCCTCGTTCGTACGAGCTCGCGCCCCCCGCAGAGCCGACGCCTCCACAACAGCAGCAGCCGATCCCGCTGGATCTCACGGCCGAAGAGCGCCGCGACATCGACGTCTTTCGCCGCGCCTCCTCGTCCGTCGTGTTCATCACGAGCATCGCCGTTCAGCGCAACCTCTTCTCCTTCGACGTCATGCAGATCCCGCAAGGCACGGGCACCGGCTTCGTCTGGGACGACGCCGGGCACGTGGTCACGAACTTCCACGTGATCCAGCAAGGCGACCGCTTCTCCGTGACGCTCGCCGATCAGTCGGAGTGGGACGCGAAGGTCGTCGGCACGGCACCCGAGAAGGACCTCGCCGTCCTCAAGATCGAAGCGCCCAAGCCAAAGCTCGTCCCCCTGCCCGTCGGTCGATCACGCGAGCTTCTCGTGGGCCAACGCGTCCTCGCCGTCGGCAACCCCTTCGGCCTCGATCACTCGCTCACCGTCGGCGTCGTCAGCGCGCTCGGCCGCGAGCTCACCTCGCCCATCGGCCGGAAGATCCGCGACGTCATCCAGACCGACGCTGCCATCAACCCCGGCAACTCCGGCGGCCCGCTGCTCGACTCGAGCGGTCGGCTCATCGGCGTGAACACCGCGATCTACAGCCCGAGCGGCGCCTCCTCCGGCATCGGCTTCGCGATCCCCGTCGACACGGTGGTTCGGCTCGTCCCCCAGCTCATCGAGAAGGGCCGCGCCTCGGTCGCAGGGATCGGCCTCGAGGTGAGCCCGACCCTGGATCGCGCCGCGCGCCGCGCAGGGATCGAAGGCGTCGTCGTCTACGACGTGATCGAGGGGTCACCCGCAGAGAAGGTCGGGCTCGCGGGCGTACGCGTCACGCGCAACAAGCGCGTGGTGCTCGGCGACGTGATCGTCGCCGTCGACGGAAAACGCGTGCGGACGAACGAGGAGCTCCTCGACGCGTTTGATCACGTCGGCCCGGGACATCAGGTGAAGCTCTCCGTGATCCGAGAAGGAAAGGAGCGCGAGGTGGCCGTGGAGATCGTCGCGATGTGA